The sequence below is a genomic window from Ipomoea triloba cultivar NCNSP0323 chromosome 10, ASM357664v1.
AGTCTCAGAGGTTCAAGCAGTAAAGCTACCAAAGCCACTACCCAAAGGTCTGCACTAAGATAAACCccaccttgtgaccctaaccggCAAATTACCAAACCAGCCtatcggctcaaaccaagaaggctaataggTAGCTCACAGTGTGagtcgaacttgaaaccttgtggttaccaagacCAACTTGGCTTGGGTTGCTCCCAAAAAGCTTTTGCTCTTGATTGTACTAAACCCAGTCAGTCTAACTTTCTAGAGATTATaggaaaataaaaactttaatataaaacaaaaagagaaCATATTTAGCAATCCTAGTATAAGTGAATAATCAATAATTTGAAGGAAAAGAAACAATACATAAAAACAggcacaaattaaaattaccacATCAAGAACATGAACAAGAGCCTTAATCCCATTTTCATCCAGAGAATTTATATGATCCTCGACCCACTTGCCAAGAATAAGGTCTAGCTCTAGGAACCCTCTTTGTTTGCTCCTATATAAAAGCCTAAAAAAAAAGCAAGAAACTTTATAATATCCGTGGGTCACTACTGAAAAATTTTCATGAAAAGAAATGCAAGGGACCTGTTGAATAAACGCCTTTTGGTTTCTTCATTAGAGAGATCGATATCGAGCGATTGGAAATTACACTCTTTTGAAGAATAGAGACGCGAAAACGAACTCAAAAAGGACCTATAAATAGAAGTGCAAATTTGATCAGAACAAGTTCAGCAccaaaagagaaaaaaggaaCAATTTTATAGGAAAAGAGTGATTGGAACCTGTGGAGGATGGGAGAGGAGATGGAAACGGAGGTTTTGGTTGCGGAGTTAAGGATGAGAGGAAGGGTGAAGGCAATGGCTCTTCTTAAACTCGCCATTCTTTCCTCTGTTCGCCGCCGCCCGCCGCCAACGAAATAAGTGAGATCTCTGAATTTTTTTGCTTTTATAActtttattataagttttacaatggaaaatagagttaataccaaatATAGTCCtagactatagtgattttactcaatttagtcttaagt
It includes:
- the LOC116032704 gene encoding succinate dehydrogenase assembly factor 2, mitochondrial-like isoform X3 → MASLRRAIAFTLPLILNSATKTSVSISSPILHRSFLSSFSRLYSSKECNFQSLDIDLSNEETKRLLYRSKQRGFLELDLILGKWVEDHINSLDENGIKALVHVLDVENPDLWKWLTCQEQPPDAITSNPVFISVREKVTNNLDKHAAPQTRAIPGQPWVRGWDDIKKGQDGPIAGNQ
- the LOC116032704 gene encoding succinate dehydrogenase assembly factor 2, mitochondrial-like isoform X1; this encodes MASLRRAIAFTLPLILNSATKTSVSISSPILHRSFLSSFSRLYSSKECNFQSLDIDLSNEETKRRLFNRLLYRSKQRGFLELDLILGKWVEDHINSLDENGIKALVHVLDVENPDLWKWLTCQEQPPDAITSNPVFISVREKVTNNLDKHAAPQTRAIPGQPWVRGWDDIKKGQDGPIAGNQ